From the genome of Eucalyptus grandis isolate ANBG69807.140 chromosome 2, ASM1654582v1, whole genome shotgun sequence, one region includes:
- the LOC104435387 gene encoding heavy metal-associated isoprenylated plant protein 3, with product MGKQKNEGGDGAMGGGGGGGGGGGKAGEQKDGRVAVVLKIDLHCRGCEAKIEKFLKKFPGVEKTKVDGGAMKVTVEGHVDPAKLREKMQEKTKKKVELVSPLPKRDKGQSSDEKKKADEEKKKPKEPPVTTVVLKFSCLHCEGCIQKIRKIITKTKGVLDVDFNRDKDTATVRGAMDAKALAENLREQMKRAVEIVPPKKDKDGGEAKDKEGGGGGKNRNVGGTEGQRMEYQGPCGYGYGGGVYWEPMHLHAPQLFSDENPNACSVM from the exons ATGGGCAAG CAGAAGAATGAAGGTGGCGACGGGGCGatgggaggaggaggaggaggaggaggaggaggaggtaagGCCGGCGAGCAGAAGGACGGGCGGGTGGCGGTCGTCTTGAAGATCGACCTGCATTGCCGAGGTTGCGAAGCCAAAATCgagaaattcctcaagaaattcCCAG GTGTGGAGAAGACGAAGGTGGATGGAGGGGCGATGAAAGTGACGGTGGAAGGACACGTGGATCCCGCGAAGCTGCGCGAGAAGATGCAAgagaaaacgaagaagaaggtggagcTGGTGTCTCCACTGCCCAAGAGAGACAAGGGTCAGTCCAGCGACGAGAAGAAGAAAGCCgatgaggagaagaagaaacccAAAGAG CCTCCGGTGACGACGGTGGTTCTGAAGTTCAGTTGCCTCCACTGCGAGGGGTGCATCCAGAAGATCCGCAAgataatcacaaaaacaaaag GAGTTCTGGACGTGGACTTCAACAGGGACAAGGACACGGCCACGGTGAGGGGGGCCATGGACGCCAAGGCGCTGGCGGAGAACTTGAGGGAGCAGATGAAGAGGGCGGTGGAAATCGTCCCGCCGAAGAAAGACAAGGATGGCGGCGAGGCCAAGGACAaggaaggcggcggcggcgggaagAACAGGAACGTCGGCGGCA CGGAGGGCCAGCGGATGGAGTACCAGGGGCCGTGCGGGTACGGATACGGGGGCGGCGTGTATTGGGAGCCGATGCACTTGCACGCGCCGCAGCTGTTCAGTGATGAGAACCCGAATGCTTGCTCCGTCATGTGA